The genomic DNA CCTGTAAATTCATATCTTCCGCGCTGCTCTTCCGCCAATAAAAGGTTATCTATCAGCACTGTCTTTCCGCGTAGAAATATTTCTTCGATATTATCGTTGTCTTTATCGTATACGATAAGTTTCCCGCCGTTATAAACCACCATTCCCAATATTGAACCGTTGTTTGATAAATTTTCGTATCGAAGATGACAGCCTAAATACTGCTCTAAAAATTCGTCGGCACTCAAAGCAATCGGATCTTTTAAGGCTTGCGGCTTAAAGTCCTGCAGAACTGCGTCTGCGATGGTTTCTATATCCCGTTTCGATAACATCAGCCGCGATCCCTTTCGATATCTCTGCAAATCAAAATCGACCATCAGTCCCTCTTATTCCTTTCTTTCATTGCATCAATAAAATTTTGCCACTCTTCCACGCCGGCGTTTACATCTTTTGCCGTTCTTAACGCCCGGATAATAATATCGTTTCCCTTAATATAATTCGGAATATCCTGCGCCAGGCTGTTGCGTTCCTCTGCAGCAAGATCATAGAGAAGCCGTTCCTCATCTACGGTCAAATCCAACGCATTGATGAGGTTATCCAAAACATCTTTTTCCGGTGCCGCCCTTTTACCGTATTCAATATCGCTCAGATACTGCGCGGTGAACCCTGCTCTTAAAGCAAGTTCGCGCATACTGAGCCCTTTGGCGATTCTCTGTTTCTGTAAACTTTCGCCGAACGTCATTTTTTCTCCTCCGATATTGACTTGCATTGACCGCTCTCTGTCAGCTATCTGCTTACAGATTACTAATACTATAACATACGAACATATGTTTGTCAAATGTTTTTTCCAATTTTTTACAGATAATTTTAAAATTTTATAAATTTATACTTATATCTTTCTGGCGATTGATAAAAGTACTCGGAGAATTTCTCCGAGTACTTTTATCAATCAAATTCCATTTACTGCCGAATATGAAAAATATGTTGAATTCGCCGTAGATCAACCATTTTCTCATTTTACATCCCCCGAGATCTTATCGTATTCCTCGTCGGATACGGGTTCGTACCATTCCGTACGTCCGTTTTCCGAAGGAACTTCGATTGCCAGATGCTGAAAATAACTGTCCTTCGCCGCGCCGTGCCAATGTTTTACGTTTGCGGGAATATTGACGACGTCACCCGCTTTTAACGCACGGGGCTGCCGTCCGTATTCCTGATACCAGCCTTTTCCTGCCGTAACGAGCAAAATCTGACCGCCGCCCTTATCTGCGCGGTGAATGTGCCAATTGTTTCTGCAACGGGGTTCAAAGGTTACGTTTCCGATTGCGACTTGTTCCGTTGAGAGCATATTGAGATAACTTTGGCCGATAAAATATTCAGCATAGGCTTCATTCTTTTCGCCTACGGG from Candidatus Borkfalkia ceftriaxoniphila includes the following:
- a CDS encoding helix-turn-helix domain-containing protein gives rise to the protein MTFGESLQKQRIAKGLSMRELALRAGFTAQYLSDIEYGKRAAPEKDVLDNLINALDLTVDEERLLYDLAAEERNSLAQDIPNYIKGNDIIIRALRTAKDVNAGVEEWQNFIDAMKERNKRD
- a CDS encoding cupin domain-containing protein; protein product: MDRENLSVFPVGEKNEAYAEYFIGQSYLNMLSTEQVAIGNVTFEPRCRNNWHIHRADKGGGQILLVTAGKGWYQEYGRQPRALKAGDVVNIPANVKHWHGAAKDSYFQHLAIEVPSENGRTEWYEPVSDEEYDKISGDVK